From the Leptidea sinapis chromosome 42, ilLepSina1.1, whole genome shotgun sequence genome, one window contains:
- the LOC126976787 gene encoding cytochrome P450 4C1-like isoform X2, giving the protein MLILYLVVILFIFLVALDRLLKNEQFEKIPGPSGLFLVNNTLDVIREPGVKWHQRRKILTPAFHFNILKNFYSILLDNSEILLDRIETEVSQPRTEILDIVSDYTLRSICETAMGTKLDEETTDFGITYKNSLSSLGTLSVLRAQRVWQYSDLIYNLTSRGQEFHSTLKTTHEFRDKVVNRRIDDLCSKNIIRFDDDEDNDRVEIYGKKKLAMLDLLLEAEKRGTIDRSGINEEVDTFMFEGHDTTATALQFTFMILANNQEIQDKIVEECNAILGSSDALPTMNDLTQMKYLDCCIKESLRMYPPVFFISRTSDGPIKLNDYECPKRTDVSIALRELHLRSDQFVEPYKYNPDRFLQEPTWHQFAYIPFSAGPRNCIGQKFAMMEMKLAVCMVLRRYRVLPVTKPEDIIFDFHFTLRSKDPIFVKFEKR; this is encoded by the exons atgttaattctttatttagtagttattctttttatttttttggtcgCCTTAGACCGGCTATTAAAAAATGAACAATTCGAAAAAATCCCCGGCCCAAGTGGATTATTTTTAGTGAACAATACTTTGGATGTGATAAGAGAACCTG GAGTAAAATGGCACCAGCGGAGAAAAATTCTCACTCCTGCGTTTCATTTCAATATACTAAAAAATTTCTATTCCATACTTTTGGACAACTCTGAAATACTTTTGGACAGAATAGAAACTGAGGTTTCACAGCCTAGAACTGAGATACTAGACATAGTTTCAGACTACACTCTCAGATCGATATGTG aGACAGCTATGGGCACAAAGTTAGATGAAGAAACAACAGATTTCGGAATTACTTATAAGAATTCTTTAAGCTCTTTAGGAACATTATCAGTGCTCAGGGCGCAGCGAGTTTGGCAGTATTCAGATCTAATATATAACTTAACCAGCCGAGGTCAAGAATTTCATAGTACATTAAAAACTACACATGAATTTCGAGACAAGGTAGTTAATAGACGAATTGATGATTTgtgttctaaaaatattatacgttttgatgatgatgaagataaTGATAGGGTTGAGATATATGGGAAGAAGAAGTTGGCAATGTTGGATTTACTGTTAGAAGCTGAAAAACGAGGAACTATTGATAGAAGTGGTATAAATGAAGAAGTGGATACTTTTATGTTTGAG GGACACGATACGACGGCGACAGCTCTTCAATTCACTTTTATGATATTGGCTAATAATCAAGAAATTCAG GACAAAATAGTCGAAGAATGCAACGCAATCCTCGGGTCGTCTGATGCTTTACCTACTATGAACGATCTGACGCAGATGAAATACTTAGATTGTTGCATTAAGGAAAGCTTGAGAATGTATCCGCCTGTTTTCTTTATAAGCAGAACGAGTGATGGACCCATAAAGCTAA ATGATTATGAATGCCCGAAAAGAACCGATGTATCAATAGCGCTTCGTGAACTACACCTCAGAAGTGACCAATTCGTGGAGCCGTATAAATACAACCCGGATAGGTTCCTGCAGGAGCCGACGTGGCATCAGTTTGCCTATATACCGTTTAGTGCTGGTCCCAGGAATTGTATAg GTCAAAAGTTTGCTATGATGGAGATGAAGTTAGCCGTCTGCATGGTGCTACGCCGATATCGAGTGTTGCCTGTTACTAAACCCGAagatataatatttgattttcatTTTACTTTGCGTTCTAAAGACCCTATTTTTGTGAAATTTGAAAAGAGATAA
- the LOC126976787 gene encoding cytochrome P450 4C1-like isoform X3, with protein sequence MGTKLDEETTDFGITYKNSLSSLGTLSVLRAQRVWQYSDLIYNLTSRGQEFHSTLKTTHEFRDKVVNRRIDDLCSKNIIRFDDDEDNDRVEIYGKKKLAMLDLLLEAEKRGTIDRSGINEEVDTFMFEGHDTTATALQFTFMILANNQEIQDKIVEECNAILGSSDALPTMNDLTQMKYLDCCIKESLRMYPPVFFISRTSDGPIKLNDYECPKRTDVSIALRELHLRSDQFVEPYKYNPDRFLQEPTWHQFAYIPFSAGPRNCIGQKFAMMEMKLAVCMVLRRYRVLPVTKPEDIIFDFHFTLRSKDPIFVKFEKR encoded by the exons ATGGGCACAAAGTTAGATGAAGAAACAACAGATTTCGGAATTACTTATAAGAATTCTTTAAGCTCTTTAGGAACATTATCAGTGCTCAGGGCGCAGCGAGTTTGGCAGTATTCAGATCTAATATATAACTTAACCAGCCGAGGTCAAGAATTTCATAGTACATTAAAAACTACACATGAATTTCGAGACAAGGTAGTTAATAGACGAATTGATGATTTgtgttctaaaaatattatacgttttgatgatgatgaagataaTGATAGGGTTGAGATATATGGGAAGAAGAAGTTGGCAATGTTGGATTTACTGTTAGAAGCTGAAAAACGAGGAACTATTGATAGAAGTGGTATAAATGAAGAAGTGGATACTTTTATGTTTGAG GGACACGATACGACGGCGACAGCTCTTCAATTCACTTTTATGATATTGGCTAATAATCAAGAAATTCAG GACAAAATAGTCGAAGAATGCAACGCAATCCTCGGGTCGTCTGATGCTTTACCTACTATGAACGATCTGACGCAGATGAAATACTTAGATTGTTGCATTAAGGAAAGCTTGAGAATGTATCCGCCTGTTTTCTTTATAAGCAGAACGAGTGATGGACCCATAAAGCTAA ATGATTATGAATGCCCGAAAAGAACCGATGTATCAATAGCGCTTCGTGAACTACACCTCAGAAGTGACCAATTCGTGGAGCCGTATAAATACAACCCGGATAGGTTCCTGCAGGAGCCGACGTGGCATCAGTTTGCCTATATACCGTTTAGTGCTGGTCCCAGGAATTGTATAg GTCAAAAGTTTGCTATGATGGAGATGAAGTTAGCCGTCTGCATGGTGCTACGCCGATATCGAGTGTTGCCTGTTACTAAACCCGAagatataatatttgattttcatTTTACTTTGCGTTCTAAAGACCCTATTTTTGTGAAATTTGAAAAGAGATAA
- the LOC126976787 gene encoding cytochrome P450 4C1-like isoform X1 translates to MLILYLVVILFIFLVALDRLLKNEQFEKIPGPSGLFLVNNTLDVIREPVRLIRYLTHLSSKYKDIFRLRVGLKNVVIICNPDDVQALINGSKYNGKGFVYDFSRPWLGDGLLLSDGVKWHQRRKILTPAFHFNILKNFYSILLDNSEILLDRIETEVSQPRTEILDIVSDYTLRSICETAMGTKLDEETTDFGITYKNSLSSLGTLSVLRAQRVWQYSDLIYNLTSRGQEFHSTLKTTHEFRDKVVNRRIDDLCSKNIIRFDDDEDNDRVEIYGKKKLAMLDLLLEAEKRGTIDRSGINEEVDTFMFEGHDTTATALQFTFMILANNQEIQDKIVEECNAILGSSDALPTMNDLTQMKYLDCCIKESLRMYPPVFFISRTSDGPIKLNDYECPKRTDVSIALRELHLRSDQFVEPYKYNPDRFLQEPTWHQFAYIPFSAGPRNCIGQKFAMMEMKLAVCMVLRRYRVLPVTKPEDIIFDFHFTLRSKDPIFVKFEKR, encoded by the exons atgttaattctttatttagtagttattctttttatttttttggtcgCCTTAGACCGGCTATTAAAAAATGAACAATTCGAAAAAATCCCCGGCCCAAGTGGATTATTTTTAGTGAACAATACTTTGGATGTGATAAGAGAACCTG TTCGATTAATTCGTTACTTAACACATTTGTCAAgtaaatataaagatatatttagaTTACGAGTTGGTCTCAAAAATGTTGTAATAATCTGTAATCCGGATGACGTTCAG GCCCTCATAAATGGATCTAAGTACAACGGCAAAGGGTTTGTTTACGACTTTAGTCGCCCTTGGCTTGGAGATGGATTGCTTTTGAGTGACg GAGTAAAATGGCACCAGCGGAGAAAAATTCTCACTCCTGCGTTTCATTTCAATATACTAAAAAATTTCTATTCCATACTTTTGGACAACTCTGAAATACTTTTGGACAGAATAGAAACTGAGGTTTCACAGCCTAGAACTGAGATACTAGACATAGTTTCAGACTACACTCTCAGATCGATATGTG aGACAGCTATGGGCACAAAGTTAGATGAAGAAACAACAGATTTCGGAATTACTTATAAGAATTCTTTAAGCTCTTTAGGAACATTATCAGTGCTCAGGGCGCAGCGAGTTTGGCAGTATTCAGATCTAATATATAACTTAACCAGCCGAGGTCAAGAATTTCATAGTACATTAAAAACTACACATGAATTTCGAGACAAGGTAGTTAATAGACGAATTGATGATTTgtgttctaaaaatattatacgttttgatgatgatgaagataaTGATAGGGTTGAGATATATGGGAAGAAGAAGTTGGCAATGTTGGATTTACTGTTAGAAGCTGAAAAACGAGGAACTATTGATAGAAGTGGTATAAATGAAGAAGTGGATACTTTTATGTTTGAG GGACACGATACGACGGCGACAGCTCTTCAATTCACTTTTATGATATTGGCTAATAATCAAGAAATTCAG GACAAAATAGTCGAAGAATGCAACGCAATCCTCGGGTCGTCTGATGCTTTACCTACTATGAACGATCTGACGCAGATGAAATACTTAGATTGTTGCATTAAGGAAAGCTTGAGAATGTATCCGCCTGTTTTCTTTATAAGCAGAACGAGTGATGGACCCATAAAGCTAA ATGATTATGAATGCCCGAAAAGAACCGATGTATCAATAGCGCTTCGTGAACTACACCTCAGAAGTGACCAATTCGTGGAGCCGTATAAATACAACCCGGATAGGTTCCTGCAGGAGCCGACGTGGCATCAGTTTGCCTATATACCGTTTAGTGCTGGTCCCAGGAATTGTATAg GTCAAAAGTTTGCTATGATGGAGATGAAGTTAGCCGTCTGCATGGTGCTACGCCGATATCGAGTGTTGCCTGTTACTAAACCCGAagatataatatttgattttcatTTTACTTTGCGTTCTAAAGACCCTATTTTTGTGAAATTTGAAAAGAGATAA